A section of the Spirosoma pollinicola genome encodes:
- the tig gene encoding trigger factor, translating to MDITLEKASDTNASLKIILTPADYKPEVDKKLKDYGRKVQLKGFRPGHVPASLVQKMYGKSILVDEINAMLSKTVSQYIRENKLQVVGDPVPDRDSAEAIDWDNQSDFAFSYTLGLASEFDIDFSDLPSVTQYEIEAGETEINSTIADLQQRFHTHGHGEEVNDGDTIYGELKQVEGEFTAKTAFPTNQMAEDAKGQFVGKKKGDVVTFVLEQAFPDEKARANATGVKKEEAAELTGEFTFEVDDITRHEPAELNQEFFDKVLGVGAVSDEAQFRVKVAEIIKGNYGRESAQLLRLDIEKTLIDNTPILLPDEFLKNWLLEVNEGKYTPEQIDEQYDDFTKSVKLQLIKNKIAEKADINVEFDDVLAVTRLMVQEQFGFMGNEDDEMNKTIDRIARNYLMDEKNNGQNYTSTFNRVYDDKVIEYAKTQLTIVTQEVSVEEFKALVENR from the coding sequence GTGGATATTACCTTAGAAAAAGCCAGCGATACGAATGCCTCGCTGAAAATTATCCTAACCCCGGCTGACTATAAGCCAGAAGTTGATAAGAAACTGAAAGATTATGGCCGTAAGGTTCAGCTGAAAGGGTTCCGGCCTGGTCATGTACCGGCATCGCTCGTGCAGAAAATGTACGGTAAGAGCATTCTGGTTGATGAGATCAACGCTATGTTGAGCAAAACGGTCAGTCAATATATCCGCGAAAACAAACTTCAGGTTGTAGGTGATCCTGTTCCAGATCGCGATTCGGCTGAAGCTATTGACTGGGACAACCAATCTGATTTTGCATTCAGCTATACGCTGGGTCTGGCATCGGAGTTCGATATCGACTTCAGTGATCTGCCAAGCGTTACGCAATACGAAATTGAAGCTGGTGAAACTGAAATCAACTCGACCATTGCCGATCTTCAACAGCGCTTCCATACGCATGGACATGGCGAAGAAGTGAACGATGGCGATACGATTTATGGTGAGTTGAAGCAGGTTGAGGGCGAGTTTACGGCCAAAACCGCGTTCCCGACGAACCAGATGGCTGAAGACGCCAAAGGTCAGTTTGTTGGCAAGAAAAAAGGTGATGTTGTTACGTTTGTACTGGAGCAGGCGTTCCCCGATGAGAAAGCCCGTGCCAATGCAACCGGCGTCAAGAAAGAAGAAGCTGCCGAATTAACCGGTGAGTTTACGTTTGAAGTGGATGACATAACCCGCCACGAACCCGCTGAACTGAATCAGGAGTTTTTTGATAAAGTACTTGGTGTTGGCGCTGTTTCTGATGAAGCGCAATTCCGTGTTAAAGTAGCCGAAATCATCAAAGGTAATTACGGTCGGGAGTCAGCTCAATTGCTGCGTTTAGATATCGAAAAAACACTGATCGACAACACGCCAATTTTGCTGCCCGACGAGTTTTTGAAAAACTGGTTGCTGGAAGTGAACGAAGGCAAGTACACGCCTGAGCAAATTGATGAGCAATATGATGACTTCACAAAGTCGGTTAAACTGCAACTCATCAAAAATAAAATTGCCGAGAAAGCTGACATCAACGTTGAGTTCGACGACGTATTGGCCGTGACCCGTTTGATGGTTCAGGAGCAATTTGGCTTCATGGGTAATGAAGATGACGAGATGAATAAAACCATCGATCGCATTGCCCGTAACTACTTGATGGACGAGAAGAACAACGGTCAGAATTATACAAGTACGTTTAACCGGGTGTATGACGACAAAGTAATTGAGTACGCTAAGA